AACGTTTTGCTCATATAAATGACAAACAATTCCCTTTATTCGCAGCTGCAATTACTGGACGTAGTATCGATACTGCATTAAATTATGATATATCTAGTTCTAGATCTAAGAACGAGATAGATGTCATGTCAAAAGGTATCTTAAAAGGAAATTTTCTGACAAATTTGATGAGTATCTTGGCTACAATTCCCAGAATTGTTttgttgatattaaaaacaaaCGATTTGACGAGACATTTAGACGAATGTCTACAAAATCCTTTAGGGCCTGAAAGGACCTTTTTGATTATGACTCAATATTGTTCTAAGACAGTTTATGATGAAGACTGCgaagaaattaataaactCAATATTAGATGGTCCTGGTCTTGGACTTTAAGTCATATTTTAGCTTGGCTCAATTATGAGAAAAGAGTTAAGAAATTAGTGCTATATGATATTGCCTTATGGTGGAAACAGAACATCATGACTATgttgtaaatatattctgaATATGAGGCGTTGTAAAATTCATTTGatcattaatttaaaaaatgaaatcaaaACACTTGTActgcaaaaaaattaaaattaaagatgcTAACACatctaaatataatgaaatacCTTATATAATACCTCTCCAAGAAAGCTAATGAATAACTTACAGTATATTTTACCTATTTCATGTTCTTCGTATTCCTACATAATATAGTCCTCTTATAAACCCTTCTATATTTttagaaaacaaaaaagtctaaaaatcatattatcttgaaaaattatagtTTTATGATGTTATTACCGTTGCTTGAGATTATATATAGTTTCTTTTAAACTGAGAATCTCATCTCCTaatattacatttttttctattaaatcatcattttgACTCCGTAGATTCTTAATGACACTagtatttataatattttcactttctaattcatcattCTTAATTTCTAAAGTAATTATGTTCTCTTTATATTCctttatttctaattttaaattttctataACTTCCTCCATCTGCTTCTCATAATCGGCAGATACAGAATTTAATTCATCTCTCTccaatt
The sequence above is drawn from the Tetrapisispora phaffii CBS 4417 chromosome 2, complete genome genome and encodes:
- the NDL1 gene encoding Ndl1p (similar to Saccharomyces cerevisiae NDL1 (YLR254C); ancestral locus Anc_1.382) translates to MSLIEELKTELEVLKLERDELNSVSADYEKQMEEVIENLKLEIKEYKENIITLEIKNDELESENIINTSVIKNLRSQNDDLIEKNVILGDEILSLKETIYNLKQR